The Vibrio agarivorans genome contains the following window.
CCAGATAGAACGCCACACCCAACGCTGGAAGAAGCCAAATTCTGCCAGCGCATGATCACGGTCACGCTAAGTAAAGAGCAGCAAGGTCGCTACAGCTTAATCATCCGCAATGAGAACTTATTCCGTTCCACTGACAATGAACAACTCAACTGGTCACTGCTGGAAGATGGTATCGAAGTACTCAACGGTAATTTACCACTCGATGTCGATGCGGATAGCGAAAAATCGCTCACACTAGATATCGGTTTTAAACCTAAAGCGGGTGCACGTTATCACCTCAATACTGACATTACCCTAATCAGCAAGACCCCATGGTCAGAAGCAGGTTATGTGATTGCGACTGAGCAGTTTGCACTCACAAACTTCAGTGGCCTTGTGGTGACAAAAGAAGAGGCTGTACCTGCTCCGATGCTGGAAGTCTCTAACAGCGAAATCACTGTACAAACAGACCACGCTAAGTGGGTATGGGACACCTCTTCTGGTCTCCTGAGTCAATGGCAACAACTTGGCGTCAATAAGCTTGACGCGCCGCTCGTTGATAACTTCTACCGCGCCCCACTCGACAATGATATTGGCGTGAGTGAAATTGATAATGTTGATCCAAATGCATGGATGTGTCGTTGGGACATGGCAGGTATCGGTCAATGGGAGCGTCAATGCCTATCATCTCAAGCCCATATGCAGGGTGACAAAGTGTGCGTTGAAACGCGCTTTGCTTATCAGTTTAGTGAGCAAATTCAGGCCATCACAACTTGGACTTACACTATTTCTGGTGATGGACAAATGAAAGTCGAGGTCGACGTTCAGCTAGCGGACCACCTACCTCCAATGCCACGAATTGGTATGGAATGCCAGGTGACACTCACTGATGGCATTGAGTGGAAAGGCCTAGGTCCATTTGAAAACTACCCTGACCGCCTTGCAGCAGCGCGATTTGGTCATCATAAAGCCCCAATCGATGATATGCATACCTCCTATGTTTTCCCAACAGACAATGGCTTGCGCTGTGATACTCAGTGGCTCAATGTTGCAAACTTGACTGTCAGGGGTGATTTCCACTTTAGCACTGGGCAGTACTCGCTCGCCCAGCTCTCTGCAGCGAAACATACCAATGAACTTGCTAAAGATAACACGCTCTATCTGCGCATTGACCACCAGCAAATGGGGGTTGGCGGTGATGACTCTTGGAGTCCTAGTGTTCATAAGGCTTTCCAGCTTGTTGAAAATCACTACCACTACAGCGTGATCTTTAGCTAACGAACGCCCTTCTCCTGATGATCCCCAAGCTAAAGGAGTATACAGTAAAAATCGTGTCTATTTGCGAGTGAGTGAGTGGAAGACCATTACTGACAATGCTCTTCCCATAGGTGACAAACGTACACACTATGTATAATAGTGTGTACGCACTTCAATCCCTCAAGGATTAAAGAGCCGATAACATTTCACACTTTCTATTAATCTGTGGTGACTGAATAGTCACCTTTCCCCTCGTTGTAATCATAATGAATCTCAGTAGGGTAATCTTCAGATGCAATTTCAAGTATTTCGATAATGGTAGTAACTGGGATTTTATATACATATTTATGGCGCTCAAAATCAGAGCAAGTATAGACGCCTCCCCAGTTGCGATCTTTATCTCTGTAGGCATACAAAGCACTGCCATGTACTAATTGGTTTGCAATAAACTGGACTGTCTTTGTAAGCTTATCTTCTTTAGATAGGTCATACAGTTCATCAATGTCCCAGAAGTTCAAGCTATTGACAGGTTTGATACATTTAGAACCGTAGACATTAAATTGTTTACTCGTTGTGCGCGAGGAAAGCTTATTTGCTTCAGTAAGCTTTCGAACCATAAATAACGATATAATTACATCTTTTTCGAAGTTGACTTGCCGCTTCTCGGTATATCTTAGCGGTTTAGAAACGGGTTTAAACCTTCTGGCATAAGCAGCTAAGTCTTCCTTCCAGTAACGAGACTCAATCACAATTTCTTCTTCCACTCCTCATACCAACGCTTACCCTTCAAGCCACTCTCAAACGGCCATGCCAAAACTCTATCGAACAAGGGGCCTTGCGTTATCAAATCCATATCAGGAATATCCCAATACATGTCATTTAGAGCAATTTTCTCATTTATATCCCTAAACTCACCAACCATAAGTGAAATAAATTGCTTTGCATCATTCTCAGAGGTCACTTTTATAGGTATAGACACTCTGCTATCAACATCGACTTTACCTTTAATCCTGCTTAAGCCAACGTAAGTTGCCTTTTGCTTCTTTACTTCAATCTCTTTCTCTTCAATCTTCTTTACAAACTTCGGTGAAAACTCAAATAAATCACGACTTATAAAATGAGTTTGCTTTTTGGGGTGATTGAAAAGTAACTTTAACCACTGTTGTTCAATGTCTTCAGGCATGAACCCTTCATTCGTTAGTGCTGTGTAATAATAGTGTTCAACCCAACTAGCTTTTGAAAACTCTTCCAGTGAAAGTACCGCTAACTGAAAACTGGATGGATATGAACCATGTTCGAATAGTAATATTGAGTCATTTAAGAGTCTGAGAGCATTGTGTAAAGACTCTACCGCTATTTTCTCAAACTTGTACTTGCTCAATCCGTCTAATTTTTCCATTGATAACTTTAGTTCCCCTAAATATTAAGCCATTATGTACAAGACCAGAATTGCAGTAAACGCAAGTCTGCACAATAAAACTTCAGCATTGTAATAGTTCTTTCAGGTAGCTATTCCGCTTATGAGAGTGACTAGGTGCCTTGGTGATCTGCTTCATGTCATCACTACTACCAACGATATGGATTTCACTTTCCGCTCTAGTGATTGCCGTATAGAACCATGCTCTATCCACTATTCTTCCGTTTTGCAGAGCGATGATGATGCGTGGAAACTGTGATCCTTGAGCTTTATGTAGAGTGATTGCGTAACCCAACTCCATGCAGTCGAGAACGGATTGTGTTATCTCGACCTTTTCACCTGTATCTAGCGTCACTTCACCATAACTGTCACCAGAAGGTTTGGTACTGGTTAGTGTGCCAAGTGAGCCGTTCTGAATGCCTTTATCGTAATGATTCTGCGTGAATAACACCGCATCATTGAGGCTAAGTGGCAGAAAGAACTTGTTACCATTGATTTCGAACTCAAGGCTGGCGCTATCTGGGTTAACGGCTTGCTGGGTGAGCTTATTGATTTCTGATACGAGTGCCTTGGTTGGAGCCATGACACGACTGCTATCAGGGAACTCTTGATAAAGCTCGCAACAGACTTTGGCAATGTCTGTTTTACTGGTTTCGTGAAAGTGTATTGCACCTGAGCTTAATTGTTCAGGCATCACTCCTTGATTGATGAGTTTTGAGTATTCGGGGATACCCGTTGAACCTTCTTGCCGTTTGACGATATCCAGCATCGTATTCGCCACCGTTTTTGCTTCAACGATGTCTTCCAATACCTTGCCACAACCTATTGGTGGGAGTTGGTCAGGGTCGCCACTGAATATCAATCGTACAGAGGGGTGAATGTGATTTACTAGGCGATACATAGTTGGCAGGTCAATCATGCTCGCTTCATCAATCACTAATAGATGATTTGTTTTCTCGACACTGGGTTCAATAGGTTCTTCACGCAGCAATTTGGCAATGGTTGAGGTAACAAAACCGATGGACTCATGAAGTCTCATTGCAGCACGACCGCTGAGCGCAACGGCGTGTATTTCAAATCCAAGTTGATGATATGTCCTGAGAGCCGTCCTGAGTACCGTTGTTTTGCCTGTTCCTGCACCACCCGTAATGCAGCTTACCGAATTATCCAGACACGTTGTGACGGCTTCGATTTGTTTAGGGGTTAATTCGTAGGGAAGCTCCGCAGCCGCAGAGCAATACGCAGCATTGGCGTTTTCATCAAACAAGTTATTTCGCTTAATCAGTGTTTTTAAGCGCTTGGCAACAACACTTTCCATCAGAAGTTGCGCTGTTGGATGGTAGGCTCCTGTGTCGGGATTTAAAACATACTGAGCTTTATCATGACCTGATTTGAACGCCTGAGTGACCAGTGTTTTGTCTCTTAATAGCTTGTTGAGGTAAGGGCGCACATTGGCATGAGTGGTATAGGTGTGACCTTTTTCAATCTCCTTGCGAATCGCCATTTCCAGAGCAGCGCTGAGCCTTCTTGGGTCATCCTTCGCAACATCGCTCTTAAAATCCGTTAACTTGATAATGTCTTCAATGGCACTGAACGAAAGACCAAAGCCCATTAAAGCATAAGGATTATCCTTGATAACATCGATGGAGGCTTCACCGTGATGCTTGAGTAGTCGTTGCTGCACACTGGCAGGGATGTTGTACTCGCTCATCCAGTTGCAATGAGCCAGATTTTTATATTTGGCGTACCCCTTAAAGAGCGCTTCCACTGAATCTTCACTCAAAATCGATGTCAGACGCTTTCTGGACTCTGGGGTGTCATTTCTCAGTGTGGCATGGAAGTCTTTACCCAAGAGCTGCCAGAGCGCTCTAGCTTTGCTTTCGCCAATACCCTTGAAGTCACTTTCTCTGGCGATAAATCGTATCAGTTGCTCACCTGTTTCGGGTAAAGTGCATTCAATATGCTTGGGTGATTCATACGTGTGCTGCTGCATTACATAATCACCCATCTCCATATTTTCTATCTGTCGAGCACCTCTGACTGACCAATGCTGACCCAGCGTTGGAAGTACAGGGATGCTATCGGGGTCGGCTTTGATGGTGACGTAATACTTCCCACTATTGGTTTTGTAAGAGTCTTTCGCCAGCGGTACACCGCTGAATATCACCATCTTGGTCGAGTGATAAGGGATACTGGTGACACGCATTTGGTCTTCATGCAAAGCGGTATTCATCGTGGCATCAACCCCATTTCGGATAAGGTTTCAGATAGCTCACCAAAGCGCTCAAGTCGCTTTTCAAGCTCCTTGACCTTGGCTTTCAACTCGATGTTTTCAGCCTCTAATGATGACACCCGCTTTGAATCGAGCAGCTTTCGATTTGCTGTGTTGTCGTAGGCTTGAGGTTTGCCCTCATTCTTCTTGGCAGCGGCGGTCAACGGTGGCAGGACACCTTTACTGCGCAGCTCATCTTCTAAGGCTTTGAGTGCTTTCTTGAGGGCAGGATTTTGGTTTAACGCCGATTTGCCACAACCAATACCCTTTGCCACTTCAATACGGTTAAGCTGACCTCTGAACACGATTTGTTTAAAGTCATCGTCCGTCTGTGTGGCTTTCCAGACCTCAAATGCCTCAAGGTTTTGCTGTGCTTTTTGCTGCCCACTTGCCATTAGTCATCTACCTCACCCAATAGCTTGCGAAGCCCTGTGACAAAGCCTCTAGGGAATACTTCGCTGTTGTATTCCATGTCTTTTACTTGACCCGCCTGAGTAGTTTGCCAGTCGTTCTTTTCCATGCATTCATCAGAAATGACATACGCTAAGGCTTTTTTCTCTGATTCGGTGAGTACGCCTGATAGGGATGGCAGCACTTCGACGCTTGGCTCTGCGGTGGTATCAAACTGGCGCACAGGGCGCTTGTCGATAGTGATATTGGCGTGTTGCTTGAGCAAATTGACCTCTTTGCGGTAGCGGTTACGCTCGGCAATGATTTGACCAAACAAGGCGCGTACCGCAGGGTCTGGGATGCGCTCTAACAGCTTATTATCCGCAGGGATGGATTTAGACCGTGAGGTGTTGGATAGCGGCTTTTTGGTACTGGTATTGCACTTTGCCGCCCACGCTTCGATGAGTGTTCGGTAGTGCTTATTACGGGTAGCACGCAAAGCTTCATACGCCAATCCGCCATTTTCAGCAGACACCCGACCAATTTGCGTGATGGAGAAATCACGCTGACCTGATTCTGCATAGGCTTTCAGCGTGTCATTGAGCTTATCGAGGTTTTGCTGCGTGCGAGGCACTTTGCCTTCTTTTAAGTCAGCCAAAATAACATCAATATCGAGTTCCATTAGTCCTCCAATAAGTTCGGTAGTGCTATGCCATCTAGATTAATGGCTTTATTAGTCAGTGCATGAATACCCTGAGAGAGCAGCTTGTTATCGGTCAGGTATTCTTCCGCTTCGATGTGGTTCGCCACCTTGCGGTAGCCTTCGAGCTTATCGTCAGGGTCAGCAATTTTCGCCATTTGGCGCAGCATGGCATTGGCGGCTATGAGTTGTTGTTTGTCGTCCATTTCCATGAAAATCGGCTCGAAGCCTTTTTTCATTAGCACACGACTGAGTTGCATCGAGCGCTTTTGAATAGCAGGGGTTTTACGCAGTTCGTCCTGTAAATCAGGAAAGAATTCTGCATCATCACAAAGCAGTGATAGATGCAGTAACTCAGAGTCGGTTTCGATAAACTTTAAGGCATGGCTGACATCTTGCTCATAGCCAACCGCAATCAGTTTATCTTTGCTGTCATCTTCATTTCTGGTCTCTTCAACACGAATGATTTTCTGAATAAGTTCAAAGCACGCAATCCAGTCTTTGGCGTATTCATCGGCTTCAACTTGCTGCTTTTCATAGCGGCGCTGTAGGGCTTGCAGCTCATAGTGCTTGGTAAACGGTTTGCCTTGCTCTTCACAAAAGAACTGCTCGTCTTTTAGGGCTTCCAGCTCACCTTCAATTTCCACAGATAGGTTCGCAGCCTGATGTGCTTTGTAGCTCAGTTGGTTGAAGTGGGCATTGAGCGCAGGCAGGTATCGAGCTTCGGTAATAAACCAGCGGCAGCGAATACAGTTTTCAGGGCCGTGAGGCACACTGCCGTAAATGCGGTGGGTAGCAGCTTTTACATCATTAATCAACTTACCACCGTTCCAGCAACCACCAAGGGTACTGACTTCATCCGATTTCACGGTGTTACCGCCTACCAGACACATACCGCACGAGCGTTCTTCCCAGCCAACCGGATTACGATTAACCAGTGCCGCCTGAATGCTGTCATCGTTGTGATACACCATCTTGCATTGAATTTGCTCCAATGAGGCATCTTTAAGGAAGTTGCGCACCGATTGTTTGGATTTTGCGTCTAGCTCTCCATGCGCTTCATCCATTTTTTCAGCCATTACTGATGGGGTAATCTTGTTGTAGTAGATGGTCATCAATAGACGCGTATGCCCTGCTAATAGTTTAGAGATTACAGGTAATGGCAGTTGGGTGTCCATCGTATAGGCAGTGATGAGTGAGACTCGCAAGCTGTGCAATGGAAAGCTAGTTTTGTAACGTCGCGACTTAGGTATATCCTCTGGATACTCGGAAACTAACCTCAATCTTCCCCCGCCATCGAGACTATCACCATGTTCAGCCAATTGATTTTCTAGAGCGAAGAGGAGTTGATACCAGAAAGAGTCTAGCGCATCGTCCCTAATGGGTTTAGTTCTATCATCCCCCCTTGCCGAGGCCTCTCTAAATAGAAATGAAATTTCCCCCATACTTTCCAGTTGTGCTTTCGATTTTTTCTTATCAGTGTGCTTGGTAAGTAATGTGGTGCAGTCGGTTGGTTTATCAATTGGGTTGTACTTTTCTTGCCAATTGCGTAATTTCTCTATCCAGTACAATACTTCATTATTTTGCCACGGAATGATGTAACCACGCTCTAGTTCGTCCTTGTTTTGGTCGGCGGTCTTATTGGTATTGATATACAAGCCTGTTGAATACAGCCCTGTCATGGTGTCGTGAATTCGGCGGAATATGCCTTTACTAAATGGGCGCTTTTCACTGCCAAGTGCAAAGTCATTTTTAGTGTTAAGTACCCATTGAGCGTTTTCGTAGCGCCACGTATCGGCTTCACCGCTATCTAGCATCCGCACCTGATAGGTACGCAGTGGCAGATGGAGCTTCATGAAAACCACCATCGCTTTGACGGGTGACCAGATTTGGTGAAGGATGATTTTATTGCCTTTGCGAGTTGTTTTTATAGTACGCCATACACAGTCGGGGTCGGTTTTATCAATCAGTTCTGGTTCAACTTCAAACCAATCGCCATCATTACCTGATAGACGTTGACCTGTCTGCTGTTGCGCCCATGTCCAGTGTTTGAAATTACGATAGTGATAAGTGGGAAGCAGGGTTTCACCTTGCTTGAGGTTTTGTTCAATGACGGTGAGTTCGTCTTTATCAGGTAGCGGACAGAGGATTTGGCGCAAATTATGAATGTAGCGATACGGCAGGGGGGTACGTACAGTTTCTGTTAGTGATTCCTGTCGTTTGATTTTGCTCAGCGGGTTTTCAACCAATGACACTAACTCGCCATTGTCATCCTCTTCAGAAAACACCTTTTGGACAACAAAGTCAATAAAGTCACAGGAGATGTTTACTCCTGATTGGATTACTTTAGGAGAGTTTTGTGTTTCTCTTAACAACGTCTCCAGCTCTTCACTAGAACATTGGTGTCCTCGGTGTCCCTTAAAAAATAATGATATGTCGCCTATCGCATAGCTTGCGCGCTCTCTAATATAGGATTCGAAGAAGCGAGCCAAGTAGCAAATTGTTAGTGTCATCGATGTGGTTTGTGCGCCATCCACTCGGCTGCCAACTCCTGCCAGTGGTTGCCACTCTCAGCACAGTGTGGTGAGCATCCAAGAGAAGGATGAATCGATGAACGTCGTCATTTTTTCTACAAGCCATTCTTTACCTCTCAATATATACGGATGCTTGCTGTGAAATAGCCCTGCGGGTCGACGTCATCAAAACCATGCGCAACGAGTGCTTTCCAGTCGAGCGCTTGACTTTG
Protein-coding sequences here:
- a CDS encoding AbiV family abortive infection protein, whose amino-acid sequence is MEKLDGLSKYKFEKIAVESLHNALRLLNDSILLFEHGSYPSSFQLAVLSLEEFSKASWVEHYYYTALTNEGFMPEDIEQQWLKLLFNHPKKQTHFISRDLFEFSPKFVKKIEEKEIEVKKQKATYVGLSRIKGKVDVDSRVSIPIKVTSENDAKQFISLMVGEFRDINEKIALNDMYWDIPDMDLITQGPLFDRVLAWPFESGLKGKRWYEEWKKKL
- a CDS encoding AAA family ATPase produces the protein MNTALHEDQMRVTSIPYHSTKMVIFSGVPLAKDSYKTNSGKYYVTIKADPDSIPVLPTLGQHWSVRGARQIENMEMGDYVMQQHTYESPKHIECTLPETGEQLIRFIARESDFKGIGESKARALWQLLGKDFHATLRNDTPESRKRLTSILSEDSVEALFKGYAKYKNLAHCNWMSEYNIPASVQQRLLKHHGEASIDVIKDNPYALMGFGLSFSAIEDIIKLTDFKSDVAKDDPRRLSAALEMAIRKEIEKGHTYTTHANVRPYLNKLLRDKTLVTQAFKSGHDKAQYVLNPDTGAYHPTAQLLMESVVAKRLKTLIKRNNLFDENANAAYCSAAAELPYELTPKQIEAVTTCLDNSVSCITGGAGTGKTTVLRTALRTYHQLGFEIHAVALSGRAAMRLHESIGFVTSTIAKLLREEPIEPSVEKTNHLLVIDEASMIDLPTMYRLVNHIHPSVRLIFSGDPDQLPPIGCGKVLEDIVEAKTVANTMLDIVKRQEGSTGIPEYSKLINQGVMPEQLSSGAIHFHETSKTDIAKVCCELYQEFPDSSRVMAPTKALVSEINKLTQQAVNPDSASLEFEINGNKFFLPLSLNDAVLFTQNHYDKGIQNGSLGTLTSTKPSGDSYGEVTLDTGEKVEITQSVLDCMELGYAITLHKAQGSQFPRIIIALQNGRIVDRAWFYTAITRAESEIHIVGSSDDMKQITKAPSHSHKRNSYLKELLQC
- a CDS encoding VPA1267 family protein — translated: MASGQQKAQQNLEAFEVWKATQTDDDFKQIVFRGQLNRIEVAKGIGCGKSALNQNPALKKALKALEDELRSKGVLPPLTAAAKKNEGKPQAYDNTANRKLLDSKRVSSLEAENIELKAKVKELEKRLERFGELSETLSEMGLMPR
- the gmtX gene encoding gamma-mobile-trio protein GmtX; its protein translation is MELDIDVILADLKEGKVPRTQQNLDKLNDTLKAYAESGQRDFSITQIGRVSAENGGLAYEALRATRNKHYRTLIEAWAAKCNTSTKKPLSNTSRSKSIPADNKLLERIPDPAVRALFGQIIAERNRYRKEVNLLKQHANITIDKRPVRQFDTTAEPSVEVLPSLSGVLTESEKKALAYVISDECMEKNDWQTTQAGQVKDMEYNSEVFPRGFVTGLRKLLGEVDD
- the gmtZ gene encoding gamma-mobile-trio integrase GmtZ, whose translation is MDGAQTTSMTLTICYLARFFESYIRERASYAIGDISLFFKGHRGHQCSSEELETLLRETQNSPKVIQSGVNISCDFIDFVVQKVFSEEDDNGELVSLVENPLSKIKRQESLTETVRTPLPYRYIHNLRQILCPLPDKDELTVIEQNLKQGETLLPTYHYRNFKHWTWAQQQTGQRLSGNDGDWFEVEPELIDKTDPDCVWRTIKTTRKGNKIILHQIWSPVKAMVVFMKLHLPLRTYQVRMLDSGEADTWRYENAQWVLNTKNDFALGSEKRPFSKGIFRRIHDTMTGLYSTGLYINTNKTADQNKDELERGYIIPWQNNEVLYWIEKLRNWQEKYNPIDKPTDCTTLLTKHTDKKKSKAQLESMGEISFLFREASARGDDRTKPIRDDALDSFWYQLLFALENQLAEHGDSLDGGGRLRLVSEYPEDIPKSRRYKTSFPLHSLRVSLITAYTMDTQLPLPVISKLLAGHTRLLMTIYYNKITPSVMAEKMDEAHGELDAKSKQSVRNFLKDASLEQIQCKMVYHNDDSIQAALVNRNPVGWEERSCGMCLVGGNTVKSDEVSTLGGCWNGGKLINDVKAATHRIYGSVPHGPENCIRCRWFITEARYLPALNAHFNQLSYKAHQAANLSVEIEGELEALKDEQFFCEEQGKPFTKHYELQALQRRYEKQQVEADEYAKDWIACFELIQKIIRVEETRNEDDSKDKLIAVGYEQDVSHALKFIETDSELLHLSLLCDDAEFFPDLQDELRKTPAIQKRSMQLSRVLMKKGFEPIFMEMDDKQQLIAANAMLRQMAKIADPDDKLEGYRKVANHIEAEEYLTDNKLLSQGIHALTNKAINLDGIALPNLLED